The Sphingobacteriales bacterium nucleotide sequence TTGTTACCAAATATAAGAAATCTATGTGATTGACAAAAGTATCTTAAGTATTAATTCAAAGATTTATAAATGGTATAAGCACTTGTGATTATTATTAATATACCTACTGATCTTAGAATTGTTTTTGGTTGTAAGAATTTTAAGATAAATGCTCCAATTGGTGCAGCAATTACGCCACCTAAAATTAATGCTAAAACTGGTTTCCAAGAATCAATGCCTAAGAAATAAATAAATATTCCTGTGCTTGTAAATGTTACAAAAAATTCTGCTGTATTTACTGTACCTATTACTTCACGTGGTGAGTTTCCTTTGTCTATTAAATTTGAAGATACAATTGGTCCCCAACCACCACCACCAATGGTATCGAAGAAAGCACCAATAAAACCTAAGATAGGTGCAAATCGCCAATTGCTCTGTTTTGCTGTAAAGTTTCTAAAACTTTTGATTAGGATAAATATTCCAAGTATAAGTAAATATGCTGCAACATATGGTTTTACAGTTTTACCATCAAATACTTTTGAAATAAGATAGGTTCCAATAATTGCACCTAAAACGCCTGTGAATACTAATTTAAAAAATAATTTTTTATCTATGTTTTTCATAAATATATGTGATAAGCCAGAAACACCTGTTGTAAATACTTCTGCTGTATGTACACTTGCTGAGACAATTGCTGGCGACACCTATTGTAAGTAATAGCGTAGAACAACTTACACCATATGCCATACCTAATGCACCATCTATTATTTGTGCTGTAAATCCTGCTAAAACTAATAATACAAATTCTCTATCTATAGAAAATGTGAGTAATGGATTTGGTGATGTATGAAATATTTTATACAACAAATATCCAATTAAGCTGAATTTTAGTAGAAGTATAATGCCTGCTACGTATTTAAAATTTGTTTTTTCCATGTTGTTATTATTTAGATTTATCTTTTTTATTAATAGTAAAATTATTATAGAATGTACACCTTAGAATTTGTCTGTTATAAAAATCTGTACCGTTTGCTCTTTGTTGTAACCAATTGAAATAACTCATTTCTAATCCAAACATTTTATTGAAATTGTAACGTACTGCAACTCCAACTCTATTTTGATCGAAAATATTGTTTTGTATATTTTTTCCTGCATTGATAAGAATTTCATCAAACACACTTAGTCGTAATTCTTTTTCTTCTTTTTTGAATGGAATATAGGTTAATGCAATTTGATATCTAAATCTAAATGTGTGCTTGTAACCGGATTCTAATGCTGTATATTCTTTGTTTGTGTTATGAATAAATCTACTTTCTGCTCTGTATCTATGTTGTATTGAAAATTTATCACTTATTTTTTGTTGATTTGATATTTCTAATTGTGTTCGCCATTCTGGAGCTACTAAATTTGTGTTTGATAATTCATTATTACTGCTTGCCCAGAAATTTACGAACCCAAGTCCAATGTTCCAATTTTTCGGAAATTGTTTGTCTACAGAAATTCTATAAATAAATTGATGTTGCTTGATGTTTTTAGTCATAAAAAACCTTTCTTCTGTTTCTGCTTTCAATAAGAACTTTTTTGGTAGTTGTATTTGTGCATTGTATCTAAGCCAGACCAAACTCTGGTTGGTTTTATTTTTTGCAAACATATTCGTATTTAATTGTAAGAATATGATTGTAACTAAAATTATTTTGCTCTTTGCCATGTTACAAAACTACATAATCTATTGTGTATATAGACTATGTAGTAATATTATTAATATTAATTTAAAATTGAAATTATTTATTATTAAATAAAATAGTATTTGTTTATTCTTTTTTGAATTTTAGAATGTCTTCTTTTATTTGGTAGTTCCAAATTGTATTGCCATTATTATCTTTAATTTCTAATGTACACGTTCTATAGTTGTGTATGCCAGCAATTGATATTTTAGCATAATTATAATCTGAATAATATGAGTTTGCATAGTTTGGATTTATTGCTTCTTCTGCTTTGCTTTTCTTGACTGGATACATACTTAATGGTGATATTGTAAAATCATATAATGGATACAAATCAGCATATGATTTTTTATTTAATTCTGAAAAATGTCTATCGCCACTTAGAAATAAAATGCCTTCAATTTTATTGTCTTTAATAAATTGCAATAGTTCTTCGTATTCTTTTTTAGCTTGATAAAAACTTTCCTTTTCTTGGTATGGATTGATAGCTTGCATGCCAAGCCCAATAATTTTGAATGTTGCATCTGATTGTTGAAGCATTGTTTTTAACCATTGGAGTTGTTGTTTGCCTAAGATGCTAGAGTTATCTTCTGTTTTGTAAAATCTATTATCTAACATAAAAATTGCACATCACTTTTTTTAAATGTGTAATAGTTAAAAGAATCATTTTCAGGATTGCACCAAAATTGTTTAAACACATTTAATGATGAATTTTTGTTTTTAAAATCTGATCCACTGTTGTTTGAACCATAATCATGATCGTCCCAAATAGAATATTGTTGTTTGGAACTTATGAAATGATTTAGCTGTTCGTTATGTCTTACATTTATATTTCTTTTTAATTGCTTTTTGTATGATTTATATTCAAAGATATAATATACATTATCACCTAACCAAAGCATCAGATTTGCTGTGTCTTTCGCCATGGCATCAAAAATCTTTAGATTATTGAATGGTTTTACTAATTTATTTATTCCTGTTCCAATAAATGCACATGAGCCAGCTAGAAATGAAATATCTTCAAGTGTATTGTCATCTGTCTTACCTTGAAGTAAATATGTGTAATTTATTTTATCTAATGAATAATAAAAGTTGTAATTTGTATTTTTGGATAAGTTCTCAAAAATTATATTGACAGGAAAGAAATTTTTGTAGCTAGTACTCTTATCAAAGTACATAGTTTTTGATTGAATGAATTGGTTGTTGCTATCAGTTATTTTTATAGATACACTGTCTATGTTTTTAAACATACACCACATATGTATTGTGTTTGTATCTGTATGTGCAATAAATCCATTAGAAATTAATTTTTGTGCTTCAACATAATTTGATGCCAATAAAAGCAACAGAAAAATTAATCTACAATGCATCTATATTTTTATTTCTCTGATGTATGTATCAAGGTCTTTGTCGCCTCTTCCAGAAAGATTTAATACAACAGTATCGTTTTGTGTTGCACCAATTCTATCTAAAACGGCAATGGCATGTGCACTTTCTAAAGCTGGAATAATGCCTTCTAATCTTGTTAATAATAAAACTGCATCTAATGCTTCTTGGTCTGTAGCTGATAGAAATTTTGCTCTACCAATATCAAATAAATGTGCATGTATTGGTCCAATTCCTGGATAGTCTAAGCCAGCAGAAATTGAATGTGGTTCTACAACTTGTCCATCTTCTGTTTGCATAAATAATGTTTTGCTACTGTGTAAAACACCAGGTTTCCCAAGCACTGTAGTTGCTGCGCTTTTTCCAGAATTTATTCCTTCGCCAGCTGCTTCAACAGCAATAAGTTGTACCTCTTTATGATCTAAAAAATGATAGAAAGCACCAGCTGCATTGCTACCACCACCAACACAAGCAACCACAAAATCTGGATTTTCTTTTCCTGTTTTTTCTATTAGTTGTGCTTTCATTTCTTCAGAAATAACACTTTGAAATCTTGCTACCATATCAGGAAATGGATGTGGACCAACAACACTACCAATGATATAATGCGTATCTGTTGGATTTGCAATCCAATCGCGCATAGCTTCGTTTGTAGCATCTTTCAATGTTTTACTTCCACTAGTTGCTGGTCTTACCTCTGCACCAAGCATTTGCATACGTTTTACATTTGGCGCTTGTCTTGCAATATCTACTTCGCCCATGTATACTACGCAAGGTAAATTCATTAACGCACATACTGTTGCTGTTGCAACGCCATGTTGTCCTGCACCAGTTTCTGCAATAATTCTCTTTTTGCCCAATTTTTTAGCTAATAGAATCTGACCTATGGTATTATTTATTTTATGTGCACCTGTGTGACATAAATCTTCTCTTTTTAAATATATATTAGTATTGAATTTTTCACTTAGTCTTTTTGCAAAATAAAGTGGTGTAGGTCTTCCAACATAATCTTTGAGTAATGATTTGAATTCTTTCTGAAATTCATCAGCATAAATAATTTTCAAATAATTGTTTTGCAATTCTTCAATGTTTTTGTGTAACATTTCTGGTATATACGCACCACCAAATTTTCCGTAGTATCCAAATTTATCTGGTTGGTATACTGTTGTTATTGTATTCATATTTATTATATATTTGATAAATTTTTTGTATATTGTTTTGTCTACGTAACAAATTAATTACTTTTTTGAAAAAAAGCATTATCATATTCATCAAATAATGATTAAATAAAATTAATAGATTTCTAGAGAATCTTTGTGGTCTTGTGATGTATATAAGTAAAAAGCTTTTACAAAGTCTCCAATTTTATGTATTGATTCATTTGCTTCAGGCATTAATCCACCTAAATATTGAAAAACATGCATTTGATTTTTAAAGATTTCGAACTCAACTTTTACACCTGCATTATTCATTTTTTTGCTAATCGAGTAGAATCATCTAATAGTACTTCGTTTCCACCAACATGTATGAGTGTTGTTGGGAAATTTTGGAAATCGCAAAGCAGTGGAGAAATTAATGGATCTGATGGATTTGAATCTTGTACATATTTTTTAGCAAAGAAATTTAATAGGTGTGGAGCAATCAATGGGTCTTTGTCTGCTTTTTTTTGAATACTATCACCACTCATTGTTAAGTCTGTCCATGGAGAAAGTAGAACTAATGCAGCAGGCATTGGTAGATTAAGCATTTTTATTTTTTGTGTTAATGCTAATGCTAGTCCACCACCAGCAGAATCGCCACTTAGAATAATATTTTCATATCCATCTTTTAGCATTTGTTGGTACACATCTAGCACATCATTAAGTGCAGCTGGGTAAGGATGTTCTGGTGCTTTTCTATAATTTGGTGCTAAAACTTTATAGCCAGTTGCTCTTGCAATTCTTCCAATTAATGCTTTGTGTGTATTGTATGAACCTGCACAATAGCCACCACCATGTATGTATAATAATACTCTTGATTTTCCGTAACCATTGGGTGTGAACCACGCAGCTGGTAGATTTGCATATTCGGTGTGCTCAATTTTTACAAATCTCGGAAATTTGATGATGTTTGCTAATCTTTCGAAGTTTTTTCTATGTGTTGTTGTTTCTGTTTTTTGAATAAACAAACCATTCCTAGCTATATTTACGATAGATTGTACTGTTAAACTTTGCAGACTTTGCATCAGTAGATAAATTGATTAACATTAAATTGATAATTATAAGTTTATTATAAACTTATTTCTATTCTTTTCTTTAGTTCTTCAACTGCTTCTTTAAATTCCTCATCAGTATCGATTTGGTTTCTTACTGCTTGGCAAGAGTGAATAACAGTGCTATGGTCTCTACCACCAAATTGTTGTCCTATACTTTTTAATGATGCTTTTGTAAATTCTTTAGCAAAAAACATAGATAATTGTCTTGCTTGTACATATTGACGTTTTCTAGTAGGTTCTTTAAGTTTTTCTACTGGTACTTCAAAATAATCGCAAACAGTTTTTTGTATCATGTCTAATGAAATTTCTTTAGTTGCATGTTTTACAAAATTCATTACTGTGCGTTTAGCTAAGTCTATATTTATTTCTTGTTTGTTTAATGTTGCTTGTGCTAGTATGGTAGTTAATGCACCTTCCAGTTCTCTGATATTTGATTTGATATTTGTTGCAATAAATCTAATTACATCATCATTCATTTCAATACCATCTGCATGGATTTTTTTCTTTAAGATTGAAATTCTTGTTTCAAAATCTGGTGTTTGTAAGTCTGTTGTTAAACCCCATTTGAATCTTGAAAGCAACCTTTCTTCCATGCCTTCTAAATCTTTTGGAGCTTTGTCTGATGTAAGTATAAGTTGTTTGCCACTTTGGTGTAAGTGATTGAAAATATGGAAAAAGATATCTTGAGTTTTTGCCTTATTTCCAAAGAATTGAATGTCATCAATAATTAATACATCTATTTGTTGATAGAAATGTATAAAATCATTTGTGCTGTTGTCTTTTAAAGCACTTAAAAATTGGCTAGTAAATTTTTCTGAACCTACATACAATACGGTTTTGCCTGGTGTATGTGTTTTTATATAATTTCCTATTGCTTGAGCTAAGTGAGTTTTTCCAAGACCAACTCCACCATGAATTACTAATGGATTAAATGCTGTGCCACCTGGAGATTTTGCAACTGCTTTTCCTGCGTTTCTTGCAAATTTATTACAGTCACCTTCAATATAAGTTTCAAAAGAATAGTTTGTATTTAATTGTGAGTCTACGTGTATTTTTTTAAGACCTGGAATTACAAATGGATTTTTTACCATTGGAGTAGAAAGCATAGTTGGTAATGAAACTTCATTTACACCATAGATTCCTTCTCTGTTATTTGGTAAGTCTATTGTTTTAGGATTGTCGTTGTTAGCATTTTTAGATTCCATTAAAACTCTATACTCTAACTGTGCGTTTTCACCTAATTCTCTTTTTATTGTTTTTCTGAGTAATGATACATAATGCTCTTCAATCCATTCATAAAAAAATTGACTTGGTACTTGAATTGTTAAAACATCATTTTCAATCTTAATTGGTTTAATAGGCTCAAACCAAGTTTTAAAACTTTGTTGATTTATGTTGTCTTTAATAATCTTGAGGCAATTCTCCCACACAAGTTCATGCTTGCTATTCATATTTTGCAAAAGTTTTTAAGATTTGTTGATAATTATTTTGCTAATATGGAAAACTTTTTTGTAAAAAAAAAATTATTTCTAGCTTGCATTTCTGCCAATAATTACAATATGACTTTTAGAACTTATTTTTTTTGTTTTTTTCTCAAATTTAATATCAATTTTTCCTAAGTATAGTCCAGCCCAACCAACTTGATTGATTAAAACATCTTTTTGCGTTTTGTTTTTTATTGTTTTTGCTTCATCCAAAAAAGTGTGTGAGTGTCCACCAATGATGATGTCAATGTTTTCAGTTTGTTGCGCTAATTTTATATCAGAAATTTTTTCGTTCTTATATTCATAACCTAAGTGAGATAATACAATGATTAAGTCACATTTTTTATTGTTTTTTAATATGTCTACTTCATGTTGTACTGCCAGAACAGGATCGTTATATACAACACCTTCACATAGTTTTTCTGGTACTAAGCCATTGAGTTCTACACCACAACCAGTGATGCCAATTTTTAATTTTCCTTTATGTATGATAATGTGTTTGTGTACTACATTATTTAAAATAGATTTTGAGAAATCATAATTGCAATTTACAAACGGAAAGTTTGCTTTTTTTATTTGTTGTTTTAGATTTTCTATTCCACCATCAAAATCATGATTGCCTATAGTTGCACAATCGTAGCCCATAGCATTCATTAATTCTATTTCAACACTTCCATTGAAGAAATTAAAATATGGTGTACCTTGAAATATATCACCAGCATCTAATAATAATGTGTTTTTTGCTGTTGTTCTTATTTGATTTATATATGTTGAGCGCATTGCAGCACCACCCATTCCTGGATATTTTTTATCTGTTTCTGGAAATGGCTCTATTCTGCTGTGTACATCATTGGTATGTAGAATAGATATTTCTTCTTTAAAATTTTCTTTTGCCATCAATGATGAATTACTAAGTTGTAACCAAGCAATTGTAGCCAAAGAATGTTTTAAAAATTGTCTTCTATTTTGCATACAAAATTCTGTTTTCGTTATTTGCTTTTATATTTTTATTTAGATTCTTCAAGTGCTCAATAATGGCATCTCTAAATAATATTCCTGCATTGTTGTATGGTATAGTTTTTAGCATGCTCATGCCATCGCCACCATTTGCTATATAATCAATGATTGCAACATTATATATTTTGTTTGCATCTAAATTTTTGTTGTTGATTATAATATCTTGTGCTTTGTTTTCTTTGCATGTAAATGTAATGTGACTTACTGGCCATCCACCTTTGTAACAAACAGAATCTAACATAGATTGAATTTGATATGCATCTAATTTCATATAGCCAATGTAGTTGTCAAAAGGCATTACATTGTAAATGTCTGAAATTGTAATATTACCTTTTGATAATGATGGTACTCTAATTCCACCATAGTTTAGTATAGAAAAATCGATTAATTGATTACTGTTTTTTATAGTTGATTCTTGCAAAATATCAGCCATAAAAT carries:
- a CDS encoding DUF2490 domain-containing protein → MAKSKIILVTIIFLQLNTNMFAKNKTNQSLVWLRYNAQIQLPKKFLLKAETEERFFMTKNIKQHQFIYRISVDKQFPKNWNIGLGFVNFWASSNNELSNTNLVAPEWRTQLEISNQQKISDKFSIQHRYRAESRFIHNTNKEYTALESGYKHTFRFRYQIALTYIPFKKEEKELRLSVFDEILINAGKNIQNNIFDQNRVGVAVRYNFNKMFGLEMSYFNWLQQRANGTDFYNRQILRCTFYNNFTINKKDKSK
- a CDS encoding alkaline phosphatase D family protein; the protein is MLDNRFYKTEDNSSILGKQQLQWLKTMLQQSDATFKIIGLGMQAINPYQEKESFYQAKKEYEELLQFIKDNKIEGILFLSGDRHFSELNKKSYADLYPLYDFTISPLSMYPVKKSKAEEAINPNYANSYYSDYNYAKISIAGIHNYRTCTLEIKDNNGNTIWNYQIKEDILKFKKE
- the trpB gene encoding tryptophan synthase subunit beta, which gives rise to MNTITTVYQPDKFGYYGKFGGAYIPEMLHKNIEELQNNYLKIIYADEFQKEFKSLLKDYVGRPTPLYFAKRLSEKFNTNIYLKREDLCHTGAHKINNTIGQILLAKKLGKKRIIAETGAGQHGVATATVCALMNLPCVVYMGEVDIARQAPNVKRMQMLGAEVRPATSGSKTLKDATNEAMRDWIANPTDTHYIIGSVVGPHPFPDMVARFQSVISEEMKAQLIEKTGKENPDFVVACVGGGSNAAGAFYHFLDHKEVQLIAVEAAGEGINSGKSAATTVLGKPGVLHSSKTLFMQTEDGQVVEPHSISAGLDYPGIGPIHAHLFDIGRAKFLSATDQEALDAVLLLTRLEGIIPALESAHAIAVLDRIGATQNDTVVLNLSGRGDKDLDTYIREIKI
- a CDS encoding alpha/beta hydrolase; its protein translation is MQSLQSLTVQSIVNIARNGLFIQKTETTTHRKNFERLANIIKFPRFVKIEHTEYANLPAAWFTPNGYGKSRVLLYIHGGGYCAGSYNTHKALIGRIARATGYKVLAPNYRKAPEHPYPAALNDVLDVYQQMLKDGYENIILSGDSAGGGLALALTQKIKMLNLPMPAALVLLSPWTDLTMSGDSIQKKADKDPLIAPHLLNFFAKKYVQDSNPSDPLISPLLCDFQNFPTTLIHVGGNEVLLDDSTRLAKK
- the dnaA gene encoding chromosomal replication initiator protein DnaA; its protein translation is MNSKHELVWENCLKIIKDNINQQSFKTWFEPIKPIKIENDVLTIQVPSQFFYEWIEEHYVSLLRKTIKRELGENAQLEYRVLMESKNANNDNPKTIDLPNNREGIYGVNEVSLPTMLSTPMVKNPFVIPGLKKIHVDSQLNTNYSFETYIEGDCNKFARNAGKAVAKSPGGTAFNPLVIHGGVGLGKTHLAQAIGNYIKTHTPGKTVLYVGSEKFTSQFLSALKDNSTNDFIHFYQQIDVLIIDDIQFFGNKAKTQDIFFHIFNHLHQSGKQLILTSDKAPKDLEGMEERLLSRFKWGLTTDLQTPDFETRISILKKKIHADGIEMNDDVIRFIATNIKSNIRELEGALTTILAQATLNKQEINIDLAKRTVMNFVKHATKEISLDMIQKTVCDYFEVPVEKLKEPTRKRQYVQARQLSMFFAKEFTKASLKSIGQQFGGRDHSTVIHSCQAVRNQIDTDEEFKEAVEELKKRIEISL
- a CDS encoding metallophosphatase, whose translation is MQNRRQFLKHSLATIAWLQLSNSSLMAKENFKEEISILHTNDVHSRIEPFPETDKKYPGMGGAAMRSTYINQIRTTAKNTLLLDAGDIFQGTPYFNFFNGSVEIELMNAMGYDCATIGNHDFDGGIENLKQQIKKANFPFVNCNYDFSKSILNNVVHKHIIIHKGKLKIGITGCGVELNGLVPEKLCEGVVYNDPVLAVQHEVDILKNNKKCDLIIVLSHLGYEYKNEKISDIKLAQQTENIDIIIGGHSHTFLDEAKTIKNKTQKDVLINQVGWAGLYLGKIDIKFEKKTKKISSKSHIVIIGRNAS
- a CDS encoding 5'-nucleotidase C-terminal domain-containing protein; translation: MSKNYFKYFSIFILLVVSISCKQLQIAQSTNSKINIKNIDVDSNIYNIYKQYKDTLDKIMFKNIAVLDDDFLKQQPNSTLGNFMADILQESTIKNSNQLIDFSILNYGGIRVPSLSKGNITISDIYNVMPFDNYIGYMKLDAYQIQSMLDSVCYKGGWPVSHITFTCKENKAQDIIINNKNLDANKIYNVAIIDYIANGGDGMSMLKTIPYNNAGILFRDAIIEHLKNLNKNIKANNENRILYAK